In Cervus elaphus chromosome 24, mCerEla1.1, whole genome shotgun sequence, a single genomic region encodes these proteins:
- the CCR9 gene encoding C-C chemokine receptor type 9 → MVPTEATSLIPNLSDDYAYDGTPPMEYDGNFTDYFCEKSHVRQFAGHFLPPLYWLVFIVGAVGNSLVILVYWYCTRVKTMTDMFLLNLAIADLLFLATLPFWAIAAADQWKFQTFMCKVVNSMYKMNFYSCVLLIMCISVDRYIAIAQAMRAQMWRRKRLLYSKMVCFTVWVMAAALCLPELLYSQVKEEHGIAICTMVYSSDESTKLKSAVLTLKVILGFFLPFVVMACCYTIIIHTLIQAKKSSKHKALKVTITVLTVFVLSQFPHNCVLLVQTIDAYAMFISSCALSIKIDICFQVTQTVAFFHSCLNPVLYVFVGERFRRDLVKTLKNLGCISQAQWVSFTRREGSLKLSSMLLETTSGALSF, encoded by the coding sequence AGCCTAATCCCTAACCTGTCAGATGACTACGCCTACGATGGCACGCCGCCCATGGAGTATGACGGCAACTTCACGGACTACTTCTGTGAGAAAAGCCACGTCAGGCAGTTTGCGGGCCACTTCCTCCCGCCCCTGTACTGGCTCGTGTTCATCGTGGGGGCCGTGGGCAACAGCCTCGTCATCCTGGTCTACTGGTACTGCACGAGAGTGAAGACCATGACCGACATGTTCCTGCTCAACTTGGCCATCGCCGACCTTCTCTTTCTCGCCACCCTGCCCTTCTGGGCCATTGCCGCCGCTGACCAGTGGAAATTCCAGACCTTCATGTGCAAGGTGGTCAACAGCATGTACAAGATGAACTTCTACAGCTGCGTGCTGCTCATCATGTGCATCAGCGTGGACAGGTACATCGCCATCGCGCAGGCCATGAGAGCGCAGATGTGGAGGCGGAAAAGGCTCCTCTACAGCAAGATGGTCTGCTTCACCGTCTGGGTGATGGCGGCCGCGCTCTGCCTCCCGGAACTCCTGTACAGCCAAGTCAAGGAGGAGCACGGAATTGCTATCTGCACCATGGTCTACTCCAGCGACGAGAGTACCAAACTCAAGTCGGCTGTCTTGACCCTGAAGGTCATCCTGGGCTTCTTCCTCCCCTTTGTGGTCATGGCTTGCTGCTACACCATCATCATCCACACCCTGATCCAGGCCAAGAAGTCTTCCAAGCACAAGGCCCTGAAGGTGACCATCACTGTGCTCACCGTCTTCGTCCTGTCCCAGTTCCCCCACAACTGTGTTTTGCTGGTGCAGACCATCGATGCCTATGCCATGTTCATCTCCAGCTGCGCCCTCTCCATCAAAATTGACATCTGCTTCCAGGTCACTCAGACGGTGGCCTTTTTCCACAGTTGCCTGAACCCTGTTCTCTACGTTTTTGTGGGCGAGAGGTTCCGCCGGGATCTTGTGAAGACCCTGAAGAACCTGGGCTGCATCAGCCAGGCTCAGTGGGTTTCATTCACGAGGAGAGAGGGAAGCCTGAAGCTGTCATCTATGCTGCTGGAGACAACCTCGGGGGCTCTCTCCTTCTGA